The Prionailurus viverrinus isolate Anna chromosome B1, UM_Priviv_1.0, whole genome shotgun sequence genome includes the window TTTTCTTTAacattccttttgttttcagcATTTGGTATCAACAGCATTTTATATCAGCGTGGCATATATCCATCTGAAACCTTTACTAGAGTGCAGAAATATGGACTCACCTTGCTTGTAACAACTGATCCTGAGCTCATAAAATACCTAAATAATGTGGTGGAACAACTAAAAGGTATTTAACTGTTGGAAACAATTTTGAGTTTTGCAGGCCTTCTATGACCCTTCCTTCTGGGCATCTTGGTGGTCGTTTTTTCACTCTGTATATAGAAGTGTAAAACACTACAATCTCAAATATGACTCTCAAttggaagaaagcaaaaaatatataaattgaaagAAATTCCACTTTTACCCTTCATTTTGAGTGAGTTGAATATTTTGATGTTAGGTATCTGATACAGCTTCACAAAACAATCTCCATCAAGTCCCTTAGAAATGATTTTTGCAGTTCATGTGGCCAGATGGAACAAATTAGAATTTAATGTACTTATGATGGTGTTCATTGTCTGAGAGAAATCCACTGTATTTTTAACATGATATATTTTCTGTAGCTGCCTGGAGTTTAAAGTCATCGTTATgttagaataaaggaaaataaaattagatccaACCTGggaattaaacttaaaaaagtacaaCTACTAAGTAATAGTACACCCAGTAGAAGTTTCTTATTTTTAcctatttccatttgtttttgtttttgtttttaaatcctgggacgcctggggggctcagttggttgagcatccaacttgggctcagttcatgatctcggctcctgagtttgagccctgcaatgggctctgctgtcagcacagaacccactacAGATCCTCTgactcttgtctttctctctttcaaaaataaataaacattaaaaaaaaaaaatcctgcctgtAAGTCAGTAAGCCTTTTCTATCTGAACACTCATTGTTTTTCCTTAGCTCAAGAAGTTACTGTATTGTATCACAATACTTATTCTccatctattccttttttttttttttttaatcttgtttttctcCGCTTAGGattctcatttctaatttttctgtgttGTAAGATGTTTCTCCCTACCTCCCCATTTGACCTCCCAAAATAATAGTTCCAAAAAACACTGCAGTTagtcacctattttttttctttttaattcataaGCCATCTATGTTTTTTcaagtagctttatttttaaaattacattaattgtggggagcctgggtggctcagtcggttaagtgtccgacctctgctgaggtcatgatatcatggcttgtaagttcaagcctgcatcgggctctgtgaggacagctcagagcctggagcctgcttcagattctgtcttcatctctctgcccctcccctgcttgcacagtgtttctgtttctcaaatataaacaaacattaaaaatttttttaaaatagcattaattatatttttattgcctttAGAACTAAATCATCTGTAATCCTGTATTAGGGCTGCCCTCAGATTATTTAGCCTGAAACCTCTAAGTAAGTATGAATCTATGTCATCTTAATTTGATAGAGAAGCAAGCCTGGCCTAAGCTAATGGTTTTGGGTTTTCTCCTTTAAGATTACACTCATGACATTTCACCTCAGATGCAGGTAGACCTTTCTATTTaacttttcccatttattttaattaacatgGAGGAATTGTTCTTAGAGGCAAATTGTTCTGTCTATTTGAATCCCATCCCTCTTGCCTTCTTAAGGACTTTACCCTATTTCTTCTCTGATATTTTTGACTCCTTTGTTTTGAGTTACTTTCATTGGTTTAGTCAgtctttagttttaaaagaaaataattccaccTACTCCACATCTTTAACTTACTAACCAGTCTCCTTTTCAGAACTAAATTGATAAAAAGTTGTTGATATATGCCAAGGGGTCAGCAATGGTGCCAGGCCATATCTAGCAAGTGGCCTATTTTTGTACAGCctacaaagaatattttcaaatttgtaaagggatgttttttaaaagagtatgCAACAGAGACCTAGGTGGCCCACATGCCCTCGATACTACTaaattgttttgtctcttaaaaaacaacaacaaactgctGATTCCTGAGTATACTGCCACAATATCTAAGATTAATTCAGGGCTCATTCTGAGGCCTTCTTCTCATTATAACCTCTCTAGATCTCTGACATACATAGATAGCTTCACTAATCTTTGTGTAGTTGACTCACAAACGTACATCTAGCCCAACTCTCCTAACTCTGTGCTCATATATTAAATGAGTCCCTTGATATCTTCATGTGACTATCCCAGTGATATTTCAAACTCAGCATATGAAaaatggggctcctggatggctcagtcagtggagcatgggactcttgatcttggggttatctCAGTGAATGTATCAGTAATCCAACTAGTGATAAAAACCAGAAACTTAGGAGGTATCCCTGAGTCTTTCCTCTTCCTTACTCTCAAGTATTCAATAAATCTTAACAACTTTAACCATGAAATCTCTTGAATGTATCTACTGATCCATCTCTACCAGTTTATCCTTCTATAAGCCTTCATTACTTCTTACTTGAATTACTAATTAATTTTAGTGACCCTAGATCCCCTCTTTACCTCCAGTCTACTTTCCACTTCACCGCCAGAAGGatagttttgaaatataaatttaactaCATCACACCCTCCTTCAAACACAATAATGACTTCCCTCATTCTTGAGATACAACTTCTTTAATTTGGCCCACGTGGCCTTGAATGGTTTGACCCCTATGTGTCCTGCTAAACTTGCCTTCGTTCTCCCCATAACTGCAGTTGTATTGGCTTTTTTTAAGTCCTCTAGTCAGATGCTCttccctttttaatatttaagaccTATacccttttctgtatatttttgcatatttaataGTATTTATTCTTAGAACTAAACTCAAATGAGAACTCCCTGAATGAACCAAATTTTCCTGTATTCACTCTGCATCAAATACCGCACCTTCATAGCATTCATCACAATTATAATCTTACATTTATTGGCGCAATGATTAGATTAATCCTCCACTCCTACATTTTACCTTAGATTAGGATGGAAGTACTGCATGTTCACTACTGTGTTCTCAGCACTCAGTACTGTATCTGGTACAAATACGGAGAATTCAAAAACAGGAGCTAGGTTATTGTGGGGCAAGTTTCCTGTACAGGTTGGAGGAGTTCCAAAATACTAGGCGTAGGAATTTGCAGACAATAGGAAGTGAGACCTGAGAAGAGAACTGCTTTGTGATGCAGTGGATCAAAAAAAGATGCCTTGTTATGTATTCCAGATTGGTTATACAAGTGTTCAGTTCAGAAACTGGTGGTAGTCATCTCAAATATTGAGAGTGGTGAGGTCCTTGAAAGGTGGCAATTTGATATTGAGTGTGACAAGACTGCAAAAGATGACAGGTAAGTATGAATTAAATTACTtccacttttatatattttttgcaaaatttcttttccttactaAAGGAGTTCTAATTATATTGAACTTAGTTTTATATAAGGTTTTGTTTCTAAGTATGCTTGATTTGACCTAATCCCCTGTGGAAAAGAATAGGGCTCATAAACTGCTCACAAAAAAATTGTGCATATCATGGACATAATTGCCTTTAGTCTAAATCCATGAATTACAGACTTTAGTGTTTATGATGCTATATGAGAAGCTACACATGATGGACTAGGTGGGCCATTTAATGAATTGTTTAAAGGTACTTTTAAGACCGGGAAGTATTATCCTAGACTTTTCTCCCAGCTTAACATGCAGCTctactgaggcgcctgggtggctcagtcagttaagcatctgactcttgatttcagctcaggtcatgatctcatggtttgtgagatcaaagcCCATGTctggctttgcgctgacagtgtggagcctgcttgcgattctctctctctctctctctctctctctctctctctctctctctctgtccctgccccgttcatgctgtctctcaatataaatgaataaacaaaaaataaataaataaaagatgcagCTCTACTGTATTTCATTTAATGCCACAAACTTCCTGCAACACTTCATAAACTGAAGTTTGCGGATCCCCCAAATGGGAAGTGCCCATCATTATAGGCTAATTTCTAGCATTGTCTTAAGCATGCTTATCTATAAACTGAGAACTGTTTCTCATAATGAAATATAGATTGTTTCTGAAACCTTTGGtctattttagaaaagttttaactTATACAAATAATTTGATGCCCGATTAACGTCTTTTTTGAGGCAGTAGGGAATTAGACATTTAGGCAATACTAAAAATGCCAAAATGATTATactgattaaatattttagatactacttgttatctttattttaggAAGTACTGAAGTTTTTCTAATTTGAAGCACTTGACAGGTTTTCTAATCGAATAACTTGATACTAAGATCAGCCCTAAAAACGATTGGGAGGATAAATGAAATAACAGAGATAATACTGTTCCTACTAGGTTAGAGATTCTAAGGATACATATTATACTCctgtatatttaaacattttaaaaaaaaaaaaaccttttgaatGCATTACTTATTTgatttgggaaatatttaatcAGTTAAATAATCTTACCAATGTTTTAAATAActtgttaaggggcgcctgggtggcgcagtcggttaagcgtccgacttcagccaggtcatgatctcgcggtccgtgagtttgagttcgagctccgcgtcgtcgggctctgggctgatggctcggagcctggagcctgtttcccattctgtgtctccctccctctctgctcctcccccgttcatgctctgtctctctctgtcccaaaaataaataaatgttgaaaaaaaaaatttaaataacttgttaAAACTTAAATTAATTGATTTGGTTTCTTTGGTAGTGCACCCAGAGAAAAGTCTCAGAAAGCTATCCAAGATGAAATCCGTTCAGTGATCAGACAGATCACAGCTACAGTGACATTTCTGCCACTGTTGGAAGTTTCTTGTAAGTAGTATACAAATTTCACatccttttattaaattttttcttaattatcagTGTCCTgtaatacaaatgagaaaaatgttataAAGCAAAAGTAATGCTATATGCATCTTATTTAGAAGTGCGGTAAAGGAATGAAAGTAGTCTACACTACTCactctaaaatattttgatgtaattccgttcatttttattttctacacatGTCTGTGTATATAATGAAGACTTTTAGCTataattgtgtctttttttcctaacTTAGTTACtctttcattcatcaaatatatcCTGCATACCTGCTAtctgccagacactgttctgggcactgggaTACATTAGTCACAAAACCAAGATGTTACTATCTTTTCTATGGCTTACATTCATGCTACCTCGTGATTAATtctttctgcaaatatttttaatggttttctcattaaaggaaaaaaattcaattttttttcataagataaagtaaaaggagtacaatattttctgtaaaatttccATTGAGGAAAAGCAGTTAGCTAACAATTAACTGATTAGAGATCCGACTAAAGTAGCTTTTCTGACACTATAGGTGGTTCAAATGTGAGAGGAACACGGAGAGtacttttacttttgaaaaaataatggtacTTTAATGATCTTGTCCCCAATTTAGGTTCATTTGATCTACTGATTTATACAGACAAAGACTTGGTTGTACCTGAAAAATGGGAAGAATCGGGACCACAGTTTATTACAAATTCTGAGGAAGTCCGTCTTCGTTCGTTTACTACTACAATCCACAAAGTAAATAGCACAGTGGCCTACAAAATTCCTGTCAATGACTGAGGATAAGGACTGTGATGTACTTGTAATTCTCAGATGTGGTTTTCCTGGAACCGAGTCAACTATAGTTGATACGTTTTGTTTCATTGGTTAACTTTTAGATGGGAAAAACTTAACATTACGTTTTCACTGAACTGTGCATAATTGTTCCATTTTTTGGTACCTGTATGACTTTATACAGGGTTGACCTACATTATTGCACATTATTCAAAAGGGGACTAGGAGATTACATCAGCATTGTTATGTCAATTCCTTTGAGAGTGGTAACCATAGATGGCAAACTTTTGTTATAAAGCTAAATGCCTTCTTAAATCAGACCTTTTTTGGTCAAGTACCTTGACTCAGAATATAGGTAGGGagatgtttaaatataaaatatagcaaaataagTCTGAATATTCAAAGTCTTTGTTTAGATTCTGAAATTATCCAATAAGAATCTGTAAGTAATGAAATATTGCTCCTATTAGGTCCTTTtgccatttatttcatttgtatagTTTCCATATTGAAAACATTTCcaattatttgattttaatttatataaccTGAGCCTACAAAGGTATGaatatttctatttcaaattcctatgatacagaactcttaaaaagtttttttttatggtttataaaaTCAAGGtttaaatgatgaaataaatgtgtacgttttaaatttgtcttaaaatatttttatattggtgTGAGTGCTTAGTCTAactctttacatgtattaacttcCACTATTAAGTAAATACACAtagcatccattcattcaaaaattatgGTGTGGACCTGTTAATGTGCCAAGTGGCCAGGATGAATGAAACAATCCTGGATGCTCATTTTCATAACGGTGCTATTCACAGTAACCAAGCAGTGGaaggaacccaaatgtccatcagatgaatgggtaaacaaaatgtgatgtatacgtgcaatgaaataaaattcagctttaaaaaggaagaaggggtgcctgggtgggccTGGCCTGGACTCTGATTCAGTTTTGCTTACCATAGAGGAATGAAAAACAGCATGCTCTAGTTGAGCCTATCAGGGTCTGAAATAGAGCCTCAGAAGGGACTGAACCACACCTGGTCTTCAGGATCCTTCTCCCAGTGTCCCCAGCTGGATAGGGAAATCAAGCTTCCGTGATTACAATGTTTACGATAGAGGTAACAATCTCCAGTAATAGTTGACTTTTGCTGCTTGGCAAATAACCATAGAATAATGATAAGCACTTTTTCCCCTGTAAGTCTGGGTCATCTGGGGTGCTTATCTTATTCTCAGGCAAATCTGCAGGTCACATGTCTTACTCAACTAGTGAAGG containing:
- the MAD2L1 gene encoding mitotic spindle assembly checkpoint protein MAD2A — its product is MALQLSREQGITLRGSAEIVAEFFSFGINSILYQRGIYPSETFTRVQKYGLTLLVTTDPELIKYLNNVVEQLKDWLYKCSVQKLVVVISNIESGEVLERWQFDIECDKTAKDDSAPREKSQKAIQDEIRSVIRQITATVTFLPLLEVSCSFDLLIYTDKDLVVPEKWEESGPQFITNSEEVRLRSFTTTIHKVNSTVAYKIPVND